Proteins encoded within one genomic window of Glycine soja cultivar W05 chromosome 1, ASM419377v2, whole genome shotgun sequence:
- the LOC114398677 gene encoding uncharacterized protein LOC114398677, translated as MFPMINDIYNHYEFDRTVLNKTLVELKLRGLHVKTPFSSVHLTSLQILHLEAVIFSEYRLLGELLFGYPNLEDLTITLPHFLSNKIEPEFKQLPKLVRAVIDKHDFPLEFVNSVQFLRINWMDDGGEGIESWIPEFHNLSHIELHYVDFTDENRLQQYSAHFSLAESTF; from the exons ATGTTTCCTATGATCAATGATATCTACAATCATTATGAATTTGATAGAACAG TACTAAACAAAACTCTTGTGGAGTTGAAATTGAGGGGCTTACATGTCAAAACTCCTTTTTCCTCTGTTCATCTTACCTCGCTTCAAATCCTGCATTTGGAAGCTGTTATTTTCTCAGAGTATAGACTTCTTGGGGAGCTTCTTTTTGGCTACCCAAATCTTGAGGATTTGACAATCACGCTGCCACATTTTTTAAGCAATAAGATTGAACCAGAGTTTAAACAACTGCCCAAGTTGGTCAGAGCCGTTATAGATAAACATGACTTTCCATTGGAATTTGTCAACAGTGTTCAGTTCCTGCGCATAAATTGG aTGGATGATGGTGGAGAAGGCATTGAAAGCTGGATTCCTGAATTTCACAATTTATCCCATATTGAATTACACTATGTGGATTTTACTGATGAGAACAGGCTGCAG CAATATTCAGCCCATTTCTCATTAGCCGAATCCACCTTTTAG
- the LOC114366825 gene encoding cell division cycle 20.2, cofactor of APC complex-like produces the protein MDAGSLSSSGTLKTRSRYPLQEQFIQRKSSKENLDRFIPNRSAMDFDYAHYMLTEGNKGKENPDVCSPSREAYRKQLAESLNMNRTRILAFKNKPPAPVDLIPHEMSTHTHDNKPAKPKRFIPQTSEKTLDAPDLVDDYYLNLLDWGSANVLAIALGSTVYLWDATNGSTSELVTVDDEDGPVTSLSWAPDGRHIAVGLNNSEVQLWDTTSNRQLRTLRGGHRQRVGSLAWNNHILTTGGMDGRIVNNDVRIRSHVVETYSGHEQEVCGLKWSASGSQLASGGNDNLLYIWDRATASSNSATQWLHRLEDHTSAVKALAWCPFQGNLLASGGGSGDRCIKFWNTHTGACLNSIDTGSQVCSLLWNKNERELLSSHGFTQNQLTLWKYPSMVKMAELTGHTSRVLFMAQSPDGCTVASAAADETLRFWNVFGAPEAASKAAPKARAEPFSNVNRIR, from the exons ATGGATGCAGGATCTTTGAGTTCTTCCGGAACCCTCAAAACACGATCACGCTACCCTCTTCAAGAGCAATTTATTCAAAGAAAGAGTTCCAAAGAAAAT CTGGATAGATTCATACCAAATCGATCGGCAATGGACTTTGATTATGCTCACTATATGCTTACCGAGGGGAATAAAGGTAAGGAAAACCCAGATGTGTGTTCCCCCTCTAGAGAAGCTTACAGGAAGCAGCTTGCAGAATCCTTAAACATGAACCGTACCCGAATTCTTGCTTTCAAGAACAAGCCACCTGCACCAGTTGACTTAATCCCTCACGAGATGTCCACTCATACCCACGATAATAAACCAGCCAAGCCCAAACGATTTATTCCTCAG ACTTCTGAGAAGACTTTGGATGCTCCGGATCTTGTGGATGACTATTATCTCAATTTGCTGGACTGGGGAAGCGCGAATGTTCTTGCAATAGCACTTGGAAGCACAGTGTACTTGTGGGATGCAACAAATGGTTCTACTTCAGAACTTGTTACagttgatgatgaagatggCCCTGTGACATCCCTTAGCTGGGCTCCTGATGGACGGCATATTGCAGTTGGTTTGAACAACTCTGAAGTGCAACTATGGGATACAACTTCAAATAGACAG TTGAGAACTTTGAGAGGTGGGCACAGGCAACGAGTTGGATCTTTGGCATGGAACAACCACATACTCACAACTGGAGGGATGGACGGTAGAATTGTCAACAACGATGTAAGAATTAGATCGCATGTTGTTGAAACCTACAGCGGGCATGAGCAAGAGGTTTGCGGGCTGAAATGGTCAGCTTCAGGTTCACAATTAGCCAGTGGAGGGAATGATAATCTACTTTACATCTGGGATAGAGCTACAGCATCTTCTAATTCGGCAACGCAGTGGCTTCACAGACTTGAAGATCACACATCTGCTGTAAAAGCCCTCGCTTGGTGCCCCTTCCAAGGGAATTTGTTGGCTTCCGGTGGAGGGAGTGGTGACCGTTGCATCAAGTTTTGGAATACCCACACAGGTGCATGCTTGAACTCAATTGACACTGGGTCTCAGGTATGTTCCCTGCTGTGGAACAAGAACGAGAGGGAGTTACTCAGCTCTCATGGTTTTACCCAGAATCAGTTAACACTTTGGAAATACCCCTCAATGGTGAAGATGGCTGAGCTCACTGGTCATACCTCCAGAGTTCTTTTCATGGCCCag AGTCCGGATGGTTGCACAGTAGCATCAGCAGCGGCAGATGAAACACTGAGGTTTTGGAATGTGTTTGGAGCTCCGGAAGCAGCATCTAAGGCTGCACCGAAAGCCAGAGCCGAGCCATTTTCAAATGTGAATCGTATACGATAA